The genomic stretch aggcgggcagatcacttgaggccaggagtttgagactggcctggccaacatgatgaaaccctgtctctacaaaaagtacgaaaattagctgggcatggtggtgcacccctgtaaccccagctactcaggaggctgaagcaccagaatcttttgaacctgggaggcagaggttgcaatgagctgagatggtgccactgcactccagcctaggcgacagagcaagaccctatctcaaacaacaaaaaacaaataaaacaaacaaggtCCTAGCAACCCTACTAACCTGTTATGAAGACTGATACAGGGGCATCACCTGCCCCAATTTTCTGACAGGTCAGCCTTATATTCCTACTCTAATCTCACCCCTACCCCCGTCCCACACCCACTATTCCTAAAACCTCCTTGGTCCTCCGGGGGCAGCTGTAGACACATCAAGCCCAGGGCTATGGGGCCACTGGAAACTTCTCCAGTGGGTCTGAAAACATCAGCATTCCAGGTGTTGATGAGCCCCTACATGGGCACCACTCCCTCTTGGGCCTGAGAAGGCCGGGAGGAACCTGCAGGGAATATGTGGAATTCTATATGGTGCCTCTGATACTGCGGTGATGTCGGGGAGAGGGAGAGGTTTGTTCAACTGGTCAGGGCCCTGAAAGCCTGATCACTTCCTCATCTCTGTATCTTCAAGGGTGGCAGAGAGCAGGAACCCTGAGCTCTctgggaggtgggtgggtggtggcAGTACAGACTCCTAGACGTCTACACAGAGTTACAGAGAGAAGGCTTTCTCAGTAGACCCTGGAAGGGCCTTTTACGGTAGAACTTTCATTTTACAAGCAAGGATAGAGGCCTAGATGGGGACAGAGACGTGTCCAAGGTAAAACAATGGAcggaggcagggcagggagaggccaggtccTAGACTCGGCCTCAGCACCCCTCCCACACACAAATCGACACAGAAGCTGGTCCAGACTTATAATTTAATGGCTGTGCAGATCCCAGTCCCTCATTTCTGTCGCTCACGTGCCCACTGCTCTGGGGTCAGGGTTTTCTGTTCAAAGGCATGGATGTGCGGGAGCTCTTCTGCTAGGCACGCGTTCACCAGCCTGGGGCGAGAGATGGGGTTAGGAAAAGGCAGGCGGTGATCGCACACCCCGAGGCTAGGGTGACCCGAGAGACTGTAGGTGTCCCCAAGGTTGTAGTCCCCAGGCCGTGGGAACACGTACTTGGAGAAAGGGTCTACATCGAAATACTCGAAGCAGGGGTCACGAAGGCGGGATCCTCAAGGTCCCTGAGCCACGCCGGGGGGAGTGCGGGAGTTAGGTTGCAGGGGTAGGGGGAGTGGCTGGGGTTGTGGTGCAGGAGCTGAGACCTCGCTAGGCAAGGTGCTCCCAGGGCCTCACCTGTGTCTCTGAAGCAGCGGTTTCCCCTCGAACTTGGCCGACACCACCAGGACTCGGAAGCTACAGGCGCAACGGTTGAGGGTCGTGTCTTCCACCTCCTACCGAACGGAAGAATATGAATGGTGCCGAACCCGCCCCCCGAGTTATTTTCCCCTCGTCCGGCGGCTCAACTCACCACATGCTCCGCCTCCAGGTCCCGCTGCAGCTTCTCCCGGAGGTATTCGGCGCTGAGTTCCATGGCGGTAGTCCAGCTGGGACGGCAGCCCAGCGGAGACACAATCCCGGCTCGGACGCCGGCCACGCTACTTTGCTGCCTTACAGGAGCCACTTCCGCTGGAAAACTCACTTCCGCCCTTACTAAGGCGTACGTCAACGCAGTACTTCCGCCCTCAAGCAGCCGGGCTTTCCAACGGTCCAGGCTTTTCGCGCTTGCCATCTGTCAGCCAATCAGAGCCTGAGGAAGGTGGGACTCGGGCGGAGCCGATGCTGAATGGTACGCGCTCGCCCACCCGACAGCAGTCTGGCTTCCGCGGTCGGACTTCTACAGCCGCCTCCAGACAGAAGAGGAGCAAGTACCCGCGCTACGGCGGCCTCCAGGCTTCCTCCGGATAGTCCCCGAGAGCTTGTTCCGAAGCAAGCACCCTGCAGCCCTAGCGATCCAGCCCTCCCCTGGACCCTAGGTCACGGCAATCAACTCCCTGCTGTGGTTCCCGAACCCCAAGCCCCGATGGGTCCCGCGGGGGTCGCGGCGAGGCCAGGGCGCTTCTTCGGCGTCTACCTGCTCTACTGCCTGAACCCCCGGTACCGGGGCCGAGTCTACGTGGGGTTCACTGTCAACCCTGCTCGTCGGGTTCAGCAGCACAATGGGGGCCGCAAAAAAGGCGGGGCCTGGCGGACCAGCGGGCGAGGGCCCTGGTGAGAGGGGGAGGACTTCTGTGCC from Nomascus leucogenys isolate Asia chromosome 2, Asia_NLE_v1, whole genome shotgun sequence encodes the following:
- the BOLA2B gene encoding bolA-like protein 2 isoform X1; the protein is MASAKSLDRWKARLLEGGSTALTYALVRAEVSFPAEVAPVRQQSSVAGVRAGIVSPLGCRPSWTTAMELSAEYLREKLQRDLEAEHVEVEDTTLNRCACSFRVLVVSAKFEGKPLLQRHRLVNACLAEELPHIHAFEQKTLTPEQWARERQK
- the BOLA2B gene encoding bolA-like protein 2 isoform X2, which encodes MASAKSLDRWKARLLEGGSTALTYALVRAEVSFPAEVAPVRQQSSVAGVRAGIVSPLGCRPSWTTAMELSAEYLREKLQRDLEAEHVLPSPGGVGQVRGETAASETQAGERVPSRRAPAHPCL